One stretch of Streptomyces hygroscopicus DNA includes these proteins:
- a CDS encoding ArsR family transcriptional regulator has protein sequence MSVSEDSSTAARSHTHPSGAAQFAEAANVFSLLSDPTRLHLVWSLARGEADVNTLTEASGAARPAVSQHLAKLRLAGLVEVRKEGRRSVYSLHDGHLRRLVTEAVNHADHMVTGAPPHD, from the coding sequence ATGTCGGTGAGCGAGGATTCCTCAACTGCGGCCCGGTCGCATACGCATCCCAGTGGCGCGGCGCAGTTCGCCGAGGCCGCCAATGTCTTCTCGCTGCTCTCCGATCCCACCCGGCTGCATCTGGTGTGGTCCCTCGCCCGGGGCGAGGCGGATGTGAACACCCTCACCGAGGCCAGCGGGGCGGCCCGCCCGGCGGTGAGCCAGCATCTGGCCAAGCTGCGGCTGGCCGGGCTGGTCGAGGTGCGCAAGGAGGGCCGCCGCTCGGTGTACTCGCTCCACGACGGCCATCTGCGACGGCTGGTCACCGAGGCCGTCAACCACGCGGACCACATGGTCACCGGGGCCCCGCCGCACGACTGA